Proteins found in one Sorghum bicolor cultivar BTx623 chromosome 1, Sorghum_bicolor_NCBIv3, whole genome shotgun sequence genomic segment:
- the LOC110430373 gene encoding uncharacterized protein LOC110430373, translating into MQKFTSPTTQRKKRRAILFQLSFARPAPPPLLCTSPPPPASSSLFGPSSARPLDPDGGGGGSPSSHTGAAPWIPPTATPRSRRRQLPKVARGGSRVSPELAPGGPSSSSSSSARPLDPDGGGGSPSSHTGAALWIPATAAPKSRRRRLPKVAHGVGRISLELAPGPFLCCKIEDP; encoded by the coding sequence ATGCAAAAGTTCACTTCTCCAACAACACAACGCAAAAAAAGGAGAGCCATTCTCTTCCAACTCTCGTTCGCCCGCCCCGCACCACCTCCACTCCTCTGCACCAGCCCGCCTCCTCCGGCGAGCTCTTCTCTCTTCGGCCCCTCCTCCGCGCGCCCCTTGGatcccgacggcggcggcggcggctccccaAGCTCGCACacgggagcggccccctggatCCCGCCGACGGCAACCCCTAGATCCCGACGGCGGCAGCTCCCCAAGGTCGCGCGTGGCGGTAGTCGCGTCTCCCCTGAGCTCGCGCCCGGcggcccctcctcctcctcctcctcctctgcgcGCCCCTTGGACCccgacggcggcggtggctcCCCAAGCTCACACACGGGAGCGGCCCTCTGGATCCCGGCGACGGCAGCCCCCAAATcccgacggcggcggctcccCAAGGTCGCGCATGGCGTCGGCCGCATCTCCCTAGAGCTCGCGCCCGGTCCCTTCCTTTGTTGCAAAATTGAGGATCCCTAA
- the LOC8065849 gene encoding trihelix transcription factor GTL1 isoform X2 — protein MQQQQHGGGGGGGGGGGGGPAQQFGAQQVEMPPPFSPAGGASQRISLAEAPSPISSRPPASSSAPAQQYDELGASGAGAVLGFDAEGLAAAAAGEEGASGGSAGNRWPRQETLELLKIRSDMDAAFRDATLKGPLWEQVSRKLADKGYSRSAKKCKEKFENVHKYYKRTKESRAGRNDGKTYRFFTQLEALHGTGGAAPASSVASQVPPAGPSAVRVPAEPPPAVLAGGVGMPTMGYPSFSTSNTEDYTDEDDSDDEGTQELVGGGGGGADERGKRKRVSEGGASAAGGGSGKMMRFFEGLMKQVMERQEAMQQRFLEAIEKREQDRMIREEAWRRQEMTRLAREQEILAQERAMAASRDAAVLSFIQKITGQTIPMPSIAAPTINAMPPPPPSHPKPPPPQPHPTPIASASPAPPPPQPPASQTPPPQQQQQQKPPMPASTPQAPAPQQQSMDIVMTTAETTPRADTPVHEGSSGGATSSRWPKAEVHALIQLRSNLDTRYQEAGPKGPLWEEISAGMRRLGYNRNAKRCKEKWENINKYFKKVKESNKKRPEDSKTCPYFHQLDALYRNKAALSSSGAGAVVHAVNASSSAQPQETVTVVTAAAPISQTPPPLPPPTTQPSQSHHAAKNGGTASNAACTGTTGNGNGAGAPVHGSRGMQTQPSNGSVAASRFVGEGGGATPAPAKKRTS, from the exons atgcagcagcagcagcacgggggaggaggaggaggcggcggcggtggtggtggaggccCAGCGCAGCAGTTCGGCGCACAGCAGGTGGAGATGCCGCCGCCATTCTCGCCGGCCGGCGGGGCCAGTCAGCGGATCTCGCTGGCGGAGGCGCCGTCGCCCATCAGCAGCCGGCCGccggcgtcgtcgtcggcgccggCGCAGCAGTACGACGAGCTCGGCGcttccggcgccggcgccgtcctGGGCTTCGACGCCGAGGGCCTGGCCGCCGCAGCAGCCGGCGAGGAGGGCGCCAGCGGCGGCTCCGCGGGCAACCGGTGGCCCCGGCAGGAGACGCTGGAGCTGCTCAAGATCCGGTCGGACATGGACGCCGCCTTCCGGGACGCCACCCTCAAGGGCCCCCTCTGGGAGCAGGTCTCCAG GAAGCTGGCTGACAAGGGCTACAGCCGGAGCGCCAAGAAGTGCAAGGAGAAGTTCGAAAACGTGCACAAGTACTACAAGCGCACCAAGGAGAGCCGCGCCGGCCGGAACGACGGCAAGACGTACCGATTCTTCACGCAGCTGGAGGCCCTGCACGGCACCGGCGGGGCGGCTCCCGCGTCGTCGGTGGCGTCGCAGGTGCCCCCAGCGGGGCCGTCGGCCGTGCGCGTGCCCGCCGAGCCGCCGCCTGCGGTGTTGGCCGGCGGCGTGGGGATGCCGACGATGGGCTACCCGAGCTTCTCGACGTCCAACACGGAGGACTACACGGACGAGGACGACTCCGACGACGAGGGCACCCAGGAGctggtgggcggcggcggcggcggcgcggacgagcgcgggaagaggaagagggtgTCGGAGGGCGGCGCCTCGGCTGCTGGCGGAGGCAGCGGGAAGATGATGAGGTTCTTCGAGGGCCTGATGAAGCAGGTGATGGAGCGGCAGGAGGCGATGCAGCAGAGGTTCTTGGAGGCCATCGAGAAGCGCGAGCAGGACCGCATGATCCGCGAGGAGGCGTGGCGGCGGCAGGAGATGACTCGCCTCGCGCGCGAGCAGGAGATCCTGGCGCAGGAGCGCGCCATGGCCGCCTCCCGCGACGCCGCCGTCCTCTCCTTCATACAGAAGATCACCGGGCAGACCATCCCGATGCCATCCATCGCCGCGCCCACCATCAACGCCatgccaccaccgccgccgtcgcatccgaagccgccgccgcctcagCCGCACCCCACACCCATTGCCTCCGCCTCGccagccccgccgccgccgcaaccaCCAGCCTCGCAGACTCCGCccccgcagcagcaacagcagcagaagCCGCCAATGCCGGCTTCGACGCCACAGGCGCCAGCGCCGCAACAGCAAAGCATGGACATTGTCATGACGACGGCCGAGACGACGCCGCGTGCCGACACCCCGGTGCACGAGGGGTCCAGTGGCGGCGCGACGTCGTCCCGGTGGCCCAAGGCGGAGGTTCACGCGCTGATACAGCTGCGGAGCAACCTTGACACGCGGTACCAGGAGGCCGGGCCCAAGGGGCCCCTCTGGGAGGAGATCTCCGCCGGCATGCGGCGGCTGGGCTACAACCGGAACGCGAAGCGCTGCAAGGAGAAGTGGGAGAACATCAACAAGtacttcaagaaggtgaaggagAGCAACAAGAAGCGGCCCGAGGACTCCAAGACGTGCCCCTACTTCCACCAGCTCGACGCGCTCTACCGCAACAAGGCGGCGCTCAGCTCCTCCGGCGCCGGAGCCGTGGTGCACGCCGTCAACGCATCGTCGTCGGCACAGCCGCAGGAGACGGTCACGGTCGTCACGGCCGCGGCGCCCATCTCAcagacgccgccgccgctgccgccgcctacGACACAGCCTTCCCAGTCCCACCACGCGGCCAAGAACGGCGGCACCGCCAGCAACGCCGCGTGCACCGGCACCACCGGCAACGGGAACGGCGCCGGCGCGCCAGTGCACGGCTCCAGGGGCATGCAAACGCAGCCGAGCAACGGCAGCGTTGCAGCCAGCAGGTTCGTCGGCGAGGGCGGCGGCGCGACCCCGGCGCCGGCGAAGAAG AGGACATCATGA
- the LOC8065849 gene encoding trihelix transcription factor GTL1 isoform X1 yields the protein MQQQQHGGGGGGGGGGGGGPAQQFGAQQVEMPPPFSPAGGASQRISLAEAPSPISSRPPASSSAPAQQYDELGASGAGAVLGFDAEGLAAAAAGEEGASGGSAGNRWPRQETLELLKIRSDMDAAFRDATLKGPLWEQVSRKLADKGYSRSAKKCKEKFENVHKYYKRTKESRAGRNDGKTYRFFTQLEALHGTGGAAPASSVASQVPPAGPSAVRVPAEPPPAVLAGGVGMPTMGYPSFSTSNTEDYTDEDDSDDEGTQELVGGGGGGADERGKRKRVSEGGASAAGGGSGKMMRFFEGLMKQVMERQEAMQQRFLEAIEKREQDRMIREEAWRRQEMTRLAREQEILAQERAMAASRDAAVLSFIQKITGQTIPMPSIAAPTINAMPPPPPSHPKPPPPQPHPTPIASASPAPPPPQPPASQTPPPQQQQQQKPPMPASTPQAPAPQQQSMDIVMTTAETTPRADTPVHEGSSGGATSSRWPKAEVHALIQLRSNLDTRYQEAGPKGPLWEEISAGMRRLGYNRNAKRCKEKWENINKYFKKVKESNKKRPEDSKTCPYFHQLDALYRNKAALSSSGAGAVVHAVNASSSAQPQETVTVVTAAAPISQTPPPLPPPTTQPSQSHHAAKNGGTASNAACTGTTGNGNGAGAPVHGSRGMQTQPSNGSVAASRFVGEGGGATPAPAKKPEDIMKEMMEQRHPQPQQQTQAVVSGYNRIDGADSDNMDEDDDEDDYDDDDDEDEDVDGNKMQYKIQFQHQQQHHQPPQHPNTVRPNAGAGGGNPPGTAAPSTAAAPTTTAGSFLGMVK from the exons atgcagcagcagcagcacgggggaggaggaggaggcggcggcggtggtggtggaggccCAGCGCAGCAGTTCGGCGCACAGCAGGTGGAGATGCCGCCGCCATTCTCGCCGGCCGGCGGGGCCAGTCAGCGGATCTCGCTGGCGGAGGCGCCGTCGCCCATCAGCAGCCGGCCGccggcgtcgtcgtcggcgccggCGCAGCAGTACGACGAGCTCGGCGcttccggcgccggcgccgtcctGGGCTTCGACGCCGAGGGCCTGGCCGCCGCAGCAGCCGGCGAGGAGGGCGCCAGCGGCGGCTCCGCGGGCAACCGGTGGCCCCGGCAGGAGACGCTGGAGCTGCTCAAGATCCGGTCGGACATGGACGCCGCCTTCCGGGACGCCACCCTCAAGGGCCCCCTCTGGGAGCAGGTCTCCAG GAAGCTGGCTGACAAGGGCTACAGCCGGAGCGCCAAGAAGTGCAAGGAGAAGTTCGAAAACGTGCACAAGTACTACAAGCGCACCAAGGAGAGCCGCGCCGGCCGGAACGACGGCAAGACGTACCGATTCTTCACGCAGCTGGAGGCCCTGCACGGCACCGGCGGGGCGGCTCCCGCGTCGTCGGTGGCGTCGCAGGTGCCCCCAGCGGGGCCGTCGGCCGTGCGCGTGCCCGCCGAGCCGCCGCCTGCGGTGTTGGCCGGCGGCGTGGGGATGCCGACGATGGGCTACCCGAGCTTCTCGACGTCCAACACGGAGGACTACACGGACGAGGACGACTCCGACGACGAGGGCACCCAGGAGctggtgggcggcggcggcggcggcgcggacgagcgcgggaagaggaagagggtgTCGGAGGGCGGCGCCTCGGCTGCTGGCGGAGGCAGCGGGAAGATGATGAGGTTCTTCGAGGGCCTGATGAAGCAGGTGATGGAGCGGCAGGAGGCGATGCAGCAGAGGTTCTTGGAGGCCATCGAGAAGCGCGAGCAGGACCGCATGATCCGCGAGGAGGCGTGGCGGCGGCAGGAGATGACTCGCCTCGCGCGCGAGCAGGAGATCCTGGCGCAGGAGCGCGCCATGGCCGCCTCCCGCGACGCCGCCGTCCTCTCCTTCATACAGAAGATCACCGGGCAGACCATCCCGATGCCATCCATCGCCGCGCCCACCATCAACGCCatgccaccaccgccgccgtcgcatccgaagccgccgccgcctcagCCGCACCCCACACCCATTGCCTCCGCCTCGccagccccgccgccgccgcaaccaCCAGCCTCGCAGACTCCGCccccgcagcagcaacagcagcagaagCCGCCAATGCCGGCTTCGACGCCACAGGCGCCAGCGCCGCAACAGCAAAGCATGGACATTGTCATGACGACGGCCGAGACGACGCCGCGTGCCGACACCCCGGTGCACGAGGGGTCCAGTGGCGGCGCGACGTCGTCCCGGTGGCCCAAGGCGGAGGTTCACGCGCTGATACAGCTGCGGAGCAACCTTGACACGCGGTACCAGGAGGCCGGGCCCAAGGGGCCCCTCTGGGAGGAGATCTCCGCCGGCATGCGGCGGCTGGGCTACAACCGGAACGCGAAGCGCTGCAAGGAGAAGTGGGAGAACATCAACAAGtacttcaagaaggtgaaggagAGCAACAAGAAGCGGCCCGAGGACTCCAAGACGTGCCCCTACTTCCACCAGCTCGACGCGCTCTACCGCAACAAGGCGGCGCTCAGCTCCTCCGGCGCCGGAGCCGTGGTGCACGCCGTCAACGCATCGTCGTCGGCACAGCCGCAGGAGACGGTCACGGTCGTCACGGCCGCGGCGCCCATCTCAcagacgccgccgccgctgccgccgcctacGACACAGCCTTCCCAGTCCCACCACGCGGCCAAGAACGGCGGCACCGCCAGCAACGCCGCGTGCACCGGCACCACCGGCAACGGGAACGGCGCCGGCGCGCCAGTGCACGGCTCCAGGGGCATGCAAACGCAGCCGAGCAACGGCAGCGTTGCAGCCAGCAGGTTCGTCGGCGAGGGCGGCGGCGCGACCCCGGCGCCGGCGAAGAAG CCAGAGGACATCATGAAGGAGATGATGGAGCAGAGGCATccgcagccgcagcagcagACGCAGGCGGTGGTCAGCGGCTACAACAGAATCGACGGCGCGGACAGCGACAACatggacgaggacgacgacgaggacgactacgacgacgacgacgacgaagacgaagacgtcgACGGCAACAAAATGCAGTACAAGATCCAGTTCCAGCACCAGCAACAGCACCACCAGCCGCCGCAGCATCCGAACACCGTCAGGCCgaacgccggcgccggcggtggcAACCCGCCCGGCACCGCCGCTCCCAGCACGGCTGCGGCCCCGACAACAACAGCCGGATCTTTCTTGGGCATGGTCAAGTGA